The proteins below are encoded in one region of Bacillus vallismortis:
- a CDS encoding beta-glucoside-specific PTS transporter subunit IIABC, which translates to MGVQAAAKDILQLVGGEENVRSLVHCATRLRFTLNDRSKADKNKIEALDDVVTVVESGGQFQVVIGNRVSEVYQEIGRISNLLNDDRDERSAQKGNLFGRLVDIVSSIFTPLLGVMAGAGILKGLLMICTNAGWLKTEETTYTILYAAADSLFYFLPLLLAVTAARKFGANLFVSVTVAGALIYPTIIELKNGNAETDFFGIPVVLMNYTSTVIPIILAIFVMSYVEKYLNRVIHDSVKTFIIPLICLVTIVPLTLIVFGPVGVNAGNAIASAILAIFSFNPMLAGAVIAALWQILVIFGIHWGIVPVILNNIAVNGQDSIKPATAAAVFAQTGAALGVMLKTKNKKLKALAGSAAVTGIFGITEPAVYGVTLRLKKPFVCGVISAAVGGAIIGQAHSVAIASGAPGLLTIPIFYGQGFAGFILGISVSFILSIILTYIVGFDDPAEQTETRAEPSAPSIRREEISSPLEGKVVPLTEVKDKVFSSETLGKGIAILPVKGRLVAPADGAISTVFPTGHAFGMVTDRGTEILIHLGFDTVKLEGKHFYPKVVQGQAVKQGDLLAEFDLDDLLKAGFDMNTPIVITNAAHDTDVIQTDQKHVKIEERIFSLI; encoded by the coding sequence ATGGGGGTTCAAGCAGCGGCAAAAGACATTTTACAGCTGGTCGGCGGGGAAGAAAATGTGCGTTCTCTTGTACATTGTGCGACACGCTTGCGTTTTACATTAAACGATCGGTCGAAAGCAGACAAAAATAAAATTGAAGCTTTGGACGATGTCGTCACGGTCGTGGAAAGCGGCGGGCAGTTTCAGGTCGTGATCGGCAATCGCGTTTCAGAGGTATATCAAGAGATTGGAAGAATATCTAACCTGCTGAATGATGACCGAGATGAACGTTCTGCCCAGAAAGGGAATCTGTTCGGGCGGCTTGTGGACATCGTATCAAGCATTTTCACTCCTTTGCTTGGCGTGATGGCGGGAGCGGGAATTTTAAAGGGCCTGCTGATGATATGCACAAATGCCGGCTGGCTCAAAACAGAGGAAACGACGTATACCATCCTGTATGCCGCTGCGGACAGCCTGTTTTACTTTCTTCCGCTCTTGCTGGCCGTCACCGCTGCCCGAAAGTTTGGCGCGAATCTCTTTGTTTCTGTCACAGTTGCCGGAGCGCTTATTTATCCAACGATCATTGAGCTGAAGAACGGCAATGCGGAAACGGACTTTTTCGGGATTCCAGTCGTGTTAATGAACTACACTTCAACTGTGATACCGATCATTCTGGCGATTTTTGTGATGAGTTATGTTGAGAAGTATTTGAACCGGGTGATTCATGACAGTGTGAAAACCTTCATCATCCCGCTGATTTGTCTGGTAACCATTGTGCCGCTTACACTAATCGTCTTTGGCCCGGTTGGTGTAAACGCGGGAAATGCCATCGCGTCTGCGATACTGGCCATCTTCAGCTTTAACCCGATGCTGGCCGGCGCTGTGATCGCGGCACTCTGGCAGATTCTTGTCATCTTCGGCATCCACTGGGGGATTGTGCCGGTTATTTTAAATAACATTGCGGTCAATGGGCAGGATTCGATCAAACCAGCTACTGCCGCGGCCGTATTTGCACAAACAGGAGCGGCTCTCGGTGTCATGCTGAAAACGAAAAACAAAAAATTAAAGGCGCTTGCCGGTTCCGCCGCTGTCACAGGGATTTTTGGCATTACAGAACCAGCCGTGTACGGCGTGACGCTCAGACTGAAAAAACCTTTTGTATGCGGTGTCATTAGCGCAGCCGTTGGCGGAGCGATTATCGGGCAGGCCCACAGCGTCGCCATCGCTTCTGGCGCACCGGGTCTGTTGACAATTCCGATTTTCTACGGACAGGGCTTTGCCGGGTTTATCTTGGGAATCTCGGTATCTTTTATTCTATCAATCATCCTCACGTACATTGTCGGGTTTGACGATCCCGCGGAGCAAACAGAAACCAGAGCAGAACCATCTGCACCCTCCATTCGCCGTGAAGAGATCAGCAGCCCGTTAGAAGGAAAAGTGGTTCCGTTAACAGAAGTGAAGGATAAAGTGTTTTCATCTGAGACACTCGGAAAGGGAATCGCGATATTGCCGGTAAAAGGGAGACTTGTCGCGCCAGCGGATGGCGCAATATCAACCGTTTTCCCGACTGGCCACGCATTTGGCATGGTGACTGATCGGGGTACAGAAATCCTTATTCACCTCGGATTTGATACGGTAAAGCTGGAAGGAAAACATTTTTATCCTAAAGTCGTGCAGGGGCAAGCCGTCAAACAAGGTGATTTGCTTGCTGAGTTTGACCTTGATGACTTGCTAAAGGCGGGATTTGATATGAACACGCCGATCGTCATCACAAACGCAGCGCATGATACTGACGTCATTCAAACAGATCAAAAGCATGTCAAAATAGAGGAACGAATTTTTTCTTTAATCTAA
- a CDS encoding glycoside hydrolase family 1 protein, with the protein MNYQTLAAFPEHFLWGASTSAYQVEGAWNEDGKGPSVIDARDSYPEGTTDFKVASDHYHRYKEDVALFAEMGFKAYRFSIAWTRIIPDGDGDINQKGIEFYSNLIDELLKYKIEPIVTMYHFDLPNALQKKGGWSQRATIDAFERYAKVLFAHFGDRVKYWLTINEQNMMILHGSALGTLDPNLKNPKKELYQQNHHMLVAQAKAMNLCHDMLPAAKIGPAPNIALIYPASSKPEDIMAAFNYNAIRNWLYLDMAVHGRYNTTAWAYMKEKGYTPVIEDGDMEILQSAKPDFIAFNYYTSQTAEASKGDGSDESARGGDQHLKTGEDGVYRGSSNPHLKKNDFGWEIDPVGFRSTLREIYDRYQLPLIITENGLGAFDQLEENDTVNDEYRIDYLKQHIEQIQWAITDGVDVFGYSPWSAIDLISTHQGCSKRYGFIYVNRDEFDLKDLRRIRKKSFYWYKELIASNGEVLKNS; encoded by the coding sequence ATGAATTATCAAACACTTGCAGCATTTCCAGAGCATTTTTTGTGGGGGGCATCGACTTCAGCCTATCAAGTGGAAGGGGCGTGGAACGAAGACGGGAAAGGCCCGTCAGTGATTGACGCGCGCGACAGCTATCCTGAGGGAACGACTGACTTTAAAGTCGCCAGCGACCATTACCATCGCTATAAAGAAGACGTTGCCTTGTTTGCTGAAATGGGCTTTAAAGCGTACCGTTTTTCCATCGCGTGGACGCGAATTATTCCTGACGGCGACGGTGACATCAATCAAAAGGGAATTGAGTTTTACAGCAATCTGATTGATGAGCTGCTCAAATATAAGATTGAGCCGATCGTCACGATGTATCACTTTGATCTGCCGAATGCCCTGCAGAAAAAAGGAGGCTGGTCGCAAAGGGCGACAATTGACGCGTTTGAACGGTATGCCAAGGTATTGTTTGCGCACTTCGGCGACCGTGTGAAGTACTGGCTGACTATCAACGAACAAAACATGATGATCCTGCACGGCAGCGCTTTAGGCACACTTGACCCGAATCTCAAAAACCCGAAAAAAGAGCTGTATCAGCAAAACCATCATATGCTGGTGGCGCAGGCAAAGGCCATGAATCTCTGCCACGACATGCTGCCGGCAGCGAAAATCGGCCCCGCCCCAAATATCGCGCTCATCTACCCGGCGTCTTCGAAACCGGAGGATATTATGGCGGCTTTCAACTATAATGCGATTCGAAACTGGCTCTATTTAGATATGGCCGTTCATGGGCGCTACAATACGACGGCGTGGGCTTATATGAAAGAAAAAGGCTATACGCCGGTTATTGAAGATGGTGACATGGAGATTCTGCAATCCGCGAAGCCTGATTTTATCGCCTTTAACTACTACACCTCCCAAACAGCAGAAGCAAGCAAAGGCGACGGATCGGATGAATCGGCCCGCGGAGGGGACCAACATTTGAAAACGGGAGAAGACGGCGTTTACCGCGGCAGCAGCAACCCGCATTTGAAGAAAAATGACTTCGGCTGGGAGATTGATCCGGTCGGTTTCCGCTCCACACTTCGAGAAATCTATGACCGTTACCAGCTGCCATTGATCATCACAGAAAACGGGCTTGGCGCTTTTGATCAATTAGAAGAAAATGATACGGTCAATGACGAGTACCGCATTGACTACTTAAAACAGCACATCGAACAAATTCAATGGGCGATCACAGACGGCGTCGATGTATTTGGCTACTCCCCATGGTCAGCTATTGACTTGATCTCTACACACCAAGGCTGTTCGAAACGCTACGGCTTCATTTACGTCAACCGGGACGAATTTGACCTGAAGGACCTGCGCCGCATCCGAAAGAAAAGCTTTTATTGGTATAAAGAACTGATTGCTTCAAATGGCGAGGTATTGAAAAATAGTTAA
- a CDS encoding DUF421 domain-containing protein → MNFAWQALILIVSGIILLRISGRKSISQMTLAQTVVMISIGTIIVQPIIETSLWKTLVAASIFTVALILMEWFQVKANWMEKFLTGKAKLVIEDGKLHVENMKKLRLTADQLEMRIRIHGVSSIKDIKHATIEANGQIGYELQDDKKPLTMGDFKKLMNMPAETTVQQPEPEKQENIFQEIKNGHSTPSGKLK, encoded by the coding sequence ATGAATTTTGCTTGGCAAGCACTCATTTTAATTGTATCCGGCATCATATTACTCAGAATTTCAGGGAGAAAGTCAATCTCTCAAATGACGTTGGCACAAACTGTGGTGATGATTTCCATTGGTACGATTATTGTCCAGCCAATAATAGAGACAAGTTTATGGAAAACCCTTGTGGCAGCCAGTATTTTTACTGTTGCTCTCATCCTCATGGAATGGTTCCAAGTGAAGGCCAATTGGATGGAAAAGTTCTTAACCGGCAAAGCGAAATTAGTGATTGAAGATGGCAAACTCCATGTAGAAAACATGAAAAAACTCCGGCTGACAGCTGACCAGCTTGAAATGCGAATCAGGATTCATGGAGTTTCCAGCATAAAGGACATTAAGCATGCAACGATTGAAGCAAACGGCCAAATCGGATATGAATTACAAGATGACAAGAAACCGCTCACGATGGGCGATTTTAAGAAACTGATGAACATGCCGGCCGAAACCACAGTTCAACAGCCTGAGCCAGAAAAGCAAGAAAACATTTTTCAAGAAATTAAAAACGGTCATTCCACTCCATCTGGCAAACTAAAATAA
- the citH gene encoding citrate transporter CitH yields the protein MLALLGFVMIIVFMYLIMSNRLSALIALIVVPVAFALISGFGKDLGEMMIQGVTDLAPTGIMLLFAILYFGIMIDSGLFDPLIAKILSIVKGDPLKITIGTAVLTMTISLDGDGTTTYMMTIAAMLPLYKRLGMNRLVLAGIAMLGSGVMNIIPWGGPTARVLSSLKLDTSEVFTPLIPAMIAGILWVIAVAYILGRKERKRLGVMSIEHAPSSDSDTAPLKRPALQWFNLLLTVALMAALITSLLPLPVLFMTAFAIALMINYPNVKEQQKRISAHAGNALNVVSMVFAAGIFTGILSGTKMVDAMAHSLVSLIPDAMGPHLPLITAIASMPFTFFMSNDAFYFGVLPIIAEAASAYGIDAAEIGRASLLGQPVHLLSPLVPSTYLLVGMAGVSFGDHQKFTIKWAVGTTIVMTIAALLIGIISF from the coding sequence TTGCTTGCCCTACTCGGTTTTGTGATGATCATTGTCTTTATGTACTTGATTATGTCTAACCGGCTCTCCGCACTTATTGCGTTGATTGTTGTCCCTGTTGCGTTTGCCCTGATCAGCGGATTTGGAAAAGACCTTGGCGAGATGATGATTCAAGGGGTAACAGACCTCGCTCCGACCGGCATCATGCTGTTATTCGCCATTCTCTATTTCGGGATTATGATTGACTCAGGTTTGTTTGATCCTCTCATTGCAAAAATATTATCAATTGTCAAAGGAGACCCGTTAAAAATCACCATCGGCACAGCGGTTTTAACGATGACCATTTCGCTGGACGGGGATGGAACAACCACCTACATGATGACCATTGCGGCGATGCTGCCTCTGTACAAACGGCTTGGCATGAACCGTTTGGTATTAGCGGGCATTGCGATGCTTGGTTCGGGGGTGATGAACATTATTCCGTGGGGCGGGCCGACGGCGAGGGTTTTGTCTTCTTTAAAATTGGACACATCGGAGGTTTTCACTCCGCTGATTCCCGCTATGATCGCCGGCATTCTTTGGGTGATCGCCGTTGCTTATATCCTTGGAAGAAAAGAGCGAAAGCGTCTCGGCGTCATGTCAATTGAGCACGCACCGTCCTCCGATTCAGATACAGCACCGCTCAAGCGTCCCGCTCTTCAATGGTTTAATCTTCTGCTGACTGTCGCTCTCATGGCTGCACTGATCACCAGCCTGCTTCCGCTCCCTGTTCTTTTTATGACGGCGTTCGCCATCGCCTTGATGATCAACTATCCAAATGTTAAAGAGCAGCAAAAACGGATCTCTGCTCATGCGGGAAATGCGCTAAACGTTGTCTCAATGGTGTTTGCGGCAGGTATATTCACAGGCATTCTTTCAGGCACGAAAATGGTGGATGCGATGGCCCATTCTCTCGTATCACTCATCCCCGATGCTATGGGCCCGCACCTGCCATTGATCACAGCTATCGCCAGCATGCCATTCACCTTTTTCATGTCGAATGACGCCTTTTACTTCGGTGTCCTTCCCATCATTGCAGAAGCCGCCTCCGCTTACGGAATAGACGCAGCCGAGATCGGCAGGGCCTCATTGCTGGGCCAGCCAGTGCATCTGCTCAGCCCGCTTGTGCCTTCCACCTATCTATTAGTCGGTATGGCAGGCGTCAGCTTTGGCGACCATCAAAAATTTACCATCAAATGGGCAGTGGGGACAACGATTGTGATGACGATTGCGGCGCTTTTGATTGGGATTATTTCGTTTTAA
- a CDS encoding catalase: MSDDQNKRVNEHAKDEQLEQYRVDNSGKKMTTNQGLRVSEDEHSLKAGVRGPTLMEDFHLREKMTHFDHERIPERVVHARGFGVHGFFQVYEPMTEFTRAKFLQDPSVKTPVFVRFSTVAGSKGSADTVRDARGFATKFYTEEGNYDLVGNNIPVFFIQDAIKFPDLVHAFKPEPHNEMPQAATAHDTFWDFVANNPESAHMVMWTMSDRGIPRSYRMMEGFGVHTFRFVNEQGKARFVKFHWKPVLGVHSLVWDEAQKIAGKDPDFHRRDLWETIENGGTVEYELGVQMIDEEDEFKFDFDILDPTKLWPEELVPVKIIGKMTLNRNQDNVFAETEQVAFHPGNVVPGIDFTNDPLLQGRLFSYTDTQLIRLGGPNFHELPINRPVCPFHNNQYDGYHRMTINKGPVAYHKNSLQNNDPSPATAEEGGYIHYQEKVEGKKIRQRSDSFNDYYSQAKLFWNSMSPVEKKHMISAFCFEVGKVTSKDVQRQVVDVFSNVDAGLAEEIAKGVGVAPPVKRKASKEILTSPALSQINTVKTASSRKVAVLAGNGFHEKELQTVLDVLKQEGIIADIISETLGYITGGNGQQLEAGGTFLTADSVLYDAVYAAGGPALKDNKQAMAFMKEAYNHYKAVGAANEGIDLLQAAVGTIEGPGIVTAQGEADYTAFSKAFIEAIAAHRHWDRRM; this comes from the coding sequence ATGAGTGATGATCAAAACAAACGTGTAAATGAACATGCAAAGGACGAGCAGCTTGAGCAGTACAGGGTTGATAACAGCGGGAAGAAAATGACGACCAACCAAGGCTTGCGGGTGTCAGAGGATGAGCACTCGTTAAAAGCCGGGGTTCGCGGCCCGACGCTGATGGAGGATTTTCACTTACGGGAAAAAATGACACACTTTGACCATGAGAGGATTCCGGAGCGTGTTGTGCATGCGCGCGGATTTGGCGTGCATGGCTTTTTTCAGGTTTACGAGCCGATGACAGAATTCACACGGGCCAAATTTCTTCAGGACCCTTCAGTGAAGACACCGGTATTTGTCCGATTTTCTACAGTCGCGGGTTCTAAAGGCTCCGCAGACACGGTGCGGGATGCCAGAGGATTTGCGACGAAATTTTATACGGAAGAAGGAAACTATGATCTCGTAGGAAATAACATCCCGGTGTTTTTCATTCAGGACGCGATCAAATTTCCAGATTTGGTTCACGCGTTTAAGCCTGAACCTCACAATGAAATGCCTCAGGCCGCGACCGCTCATGATACGTTTTGGGATTTTGTCGCCAATAACCCTGAGTCAGCGCATATGGTGATGTGGACGATGTCTGACAGGGGCATCCCTCGCAGCTACAGAATGATGGAGGGCTTCGGCGTTCACACATTCCGTTTTGTCAATGAACAAGGAAAGGCGCGTTTCGTGAAATTCCACTGGAAGCCAGTGCTCGGTGTGCATTCTCTCGTATGGGATGAAGCGCAGAAAATTGCCGGGAAAGATCCTGATTTCCACCGCCGCGACCTGTGGGAAACAATTGAAAACGGCGGCACGGTAGAATATGAGCTCGGCGTACAGATGATTGACGAAGAAGATGAATTCAAATTTGATTTTGATATTCTTGACCCAACCAAGCTATGGCCGGAAGAGCTCGTGCCTGTGAAAATCATTGGGAAAATGACACTGAACCGCAACCAGGACAATGTGTTTGCGGAAACAGAACAAGTCGCATTCCACCCGGGAAATGTCGTGCCGGGCATCGATTTTACAAATGACCCGCTTCTGCAGGGGCGGCTTTTCTCCTACACAGACACGCAGCTCATCCGACTTGGCGGCCCGAACTTCCACGAGCTGCCGATTAACCGCCCGGTATGTCCGTTCCATAACAACCAATACGACGGCTATCACCGGATGACGATCAATAAGGGGCCGGTCGCTTATCATAAAAACTCACTGCAAAACAACGACCCGTCGCCTGCGACAGCCGAAGAAGGCGGCTACATTCACTACCAAGAAAAAGTCGAGGGCAAAAAAATCCGCCAGCGCAGCGACAGCTTCAACGATTATTACTCACAGGCGAAGCTGTTCTGGAACAGCATGTCCCCGGTTGAGAAGAAGCACATGATTTCCGCTTTTTGCTTCGAGGTCGGGAAGGTAACAAGCAAAGACGTGCAGCGGCAAGTCGTTGACGTCTTCAGCAATGTGGATGCAGGCTTGGCAGAGGAAATCGCCAAAGGAGTAGGTGTGGCGCCGCCAGTGAAACGTAAGGCGTCTAAAGAAATTTTGACCTCGCCTGCGTTAAGCCAGATCAATACAGTGAAAACAGCATCCTCAAGAAAAGTCGCTGTTCTCGCCGGAAACGGATTTCATGAAAAAGAGCTGCAAACTGTGCTGGACGTTTTAAAGCAAGAAGGAATCATAGCGGATATCATCAGCGAAACGCTTGGATACATCACAGGCGGAAATGGGCAGCAGCTTGAGGCCGGCGGCACGTTCTTAACGGCTGACTCTGTTCTGTATGATGCCGTCTATGCCGCGGGAGGGCCAGCGTTAAAAGACAACAAACAAGCGATGGCATTTATGAAAGAAGCTTACAATCACTATAAAGCGGTCGGTGCGGCAAATGAAGGAATTGATCTTCTCCAAGCAGCTGTCGGCACAATCGAGGGGCCAGGCATCGTAACTGCTCAGGGCGAAGCTGACTATACCGCCTTCAGCAAGGCGTTTATCGAGGCGATCGCCGCTCATCGCCATTGGGATAGACGAATGTGA
- a CDS encoding NupC/NupG family nucleoside CNT transporter translates to MYFLLNLVGLIVIMAVVFLCSPQKKKIKWRPIITLIVLELLITWFMLGTKVGGWTIGKIGDFFTWLIACASDGIAFVFPSVMANETVDFFFSALLPIIFIVTFFDILTYFGILPWLIDKIGWLISKASRLPKLESFFSIQMMFLGNTEALAVIRQQLTVLNNNRLLTFGLMSMSSISGSIIGSYLSMVPATYVFTAIPLNCLNALIIANLLNPVHVPEDEDIIYTPPKEEKKDFFSTISNSMLVGMNMVIVILAMVIGYVALTSAVNGILGVFVHGLTIQTIFAYLFSPFAFLLGLPVHDAMYVAQLMGMKLATNEFVAMLDLKENLTSLPPHTVAVATTFLTSFANFSTVGMIYGTYNSILDGEKSTVIGKNVWKLLVSGIAVSLLSAAIVGLFVW, encoded by the coding sequence ATGTACTTTTTATTAAACCTTGTCGGTCTCATTGTGATTATGGCAGTTGTATTCCTATGTTCTCCGCAGAAAAAGAAAATCAAGTGGCGGCCGATCATTACGTTAATTGTTCTGGAATTGCTGATTACTTGGTTTATGCTGGGAACAAAAGTCGGGGGCTGGACCATCGGTAAAATTGGTGATTTCTTCACTTGGTTGATTGCTTGTGCGAGTGACGGTATCGCGTTTGTCTTTCCGTCAGTGATGGCGAATGAAACAGTAGACTTTTTCTTTAGCGCACTTCTTCCAATTATCTTTATCGTCACATTCTTTGATATTTTAACCTATTTCGGCATTTTGCCTTGGCTGATTGATAAAATCGGCTGGTTGATTTCAAAGGCTTCCCGCTTGCCGAAATTAGAGAGCTTTTTCTCTATTCAAATGATGTTTTTGGGAAATACAGAAGCACTTGCGGTCATCCGCCAGCAGCTTACGGTATTAAACAACAACCGCCTGCTCACATTCGGCTTAATGAGCATGAGCAGCATCAGCGGCTCCATTATTGGATCTTACCTGTCAATGGTGCCGGCGACATACGTGTTTACAGCGATTCCGTTGAACTGCTTAAACGCGCTGATTATCGCAAACCTGCTGAATCCTGTTCACGTGCCGGAGGATGAAGATATCATCTATACGCCGCCTAAAGAGGAGAAGAAAGACTTTTTCTCTACGATTTCTAACAGTATGCTTGTCGGCATGAACATGGTGATCGTCATTTTGGCAATGGTAATCGGATATGTCGCGTTAACGTCAGCGGTCAATGGCATTCTTGGCGTTTTCGTACACGGCCTGACCATCCAGACGATTTTCGCTTATCTCTTCAGCCCGTTTGCATTCCTGCTTGGGCTGCCGGTACACGATGCGATGTATGTCGCTCAGCTGATGGGAATGAAATTGGCAACGAATGAGTTTGTTGCGATGCTTGACTTGAAAGAAAATCTCACATCCCTTCCGCCTCATACTGTTGCGGTGGCGACGACATTCCTGACGTCATTTGCCAACTTCAGTACGGTCGGCATGATTTACGGCACGTACAACTCGATCCTTGACGGCGAAAAGTCAACGGTCATCGGGAAAAACGTGTGGAAGCTGCTCGTCAGCGGAATTGCGGTATCTTTACTAAGTGCCGCGATTGTCGGCCTGTTTGTGTGGTAG
- a CDS encoding CoA transferase subunit A encodes MGKVLSSSKEAAELIRDGDMLIAGGFGLCGIPEQLILAIRDQGVKDLTVVSNNCGVDDWGLGLLLANRQIKKMISSYVGENKIFERQFLSGELEVELVPQGTLAERIRAGGAGIPGFYTATGVGTSIAEGKEHKTFGGRTFVLEQGITGDVAIIKAWKADTMGNLVFRKTARNFNPVAAMAGKITIAEAEIIVEAGELDPDHIHTPGIYVQHVVLGASHEKRIEKRTVRQAAGKGEAR; translated from the coding sequence ATGGGGAAAGTACTATCATCAAGCAAGGAAGCCGCGGAGCTGATTCGTGATGGAGATATGCTGATCGCAGGGGGATTCGGGCTGTGCGGCATTCCTGAACAGCTCATTTTGGCGATCAGAGATCAGGGAGTCAAGGATTTAACCGTGGTCAGCAACAATTGCGGAGTCGATGACTGGGGGCTCGGTTTGCTTTTGGCTAACAGGCAAATCAAGAAAATGATTTCATCTTATGTCGGCGAAAATAAAATTTTTGAGCGGCAGTTTTTAAGCGGAGAGCTTGAGGTCGAGCTCGTTCCCCAAGGCACGCTCGCCGAGAGGATTCGCGCAGGCGGTGCGGGCATACCGGGATTTTATACAGCGACAGGCGTTGGCACTTCAATAGCAGAGGGAAAAGAACATAAAACATTCGGAGGCCGGACGTTTGTGCTGGAGCAAGGCATTACCGGCGACGTGGCGATTATCAAAGCGTGGAAAGCGGACACTATGGGAAATTTGGTTTTTCGGAAAACGGCGAGAAATTTCAATCCCGTTGCCGCCATGGCAGGCAAGATCACGATTGCCGAGGCGGAAATCATCGTGGAAGCGGGAGAGCTCGATCCAGATCACATCCATACGCCGGGCATTTACGTACAGCATGTGGTGCTTGGCGCGAGCCATGAAAAACGGATTGAAAAGCGGACAGTCCGGCAAGCGGCGGGAAAGGGTGAGGCGAGATGA
- a CDS encoding 3-oxoacid CoA-transferase subunit B — MKEARKRMVKRAVQEIKDGMNVNLGIGMPTLVANEIPDGVHVMLQSENGLLGIGPYPVEGMEDADLINAGKETITEVTGASYFDSAESFAMIRGGHIDLAILGGMEVSEQGDLANWVIPGKMVKGMGGAMDLVNGAKRIVVIMEHVNKHGEPKVKKTCSLPLTGQKVVHRLITDLAVFDFDHGRMTLTELQEGVTMDEVYEKTEADFAISQSVLKSNA, encoded by the coding sequence ATGAAAGAGGCGAGAAAACGAATGGTCAAACGGGCTGTACAAGAAATTAAGGATGGCATGAACGTCAACCTTGGGATTGGAATGCCGACGCTTGTCGCAAATGAGATACCCGATGGCGTTCACGTCATGCTTCAGTCAGAAAACGGCTTGCTCGGGATCGGCCCGTATCCTGTGGAAGGAATGGAAGACGCGGATTTGATCAATGCAGGAAAGGAAACAATCACTGAAGTCACGGGCGCTTCCTATTTTGACAGCGCTGAGTCATTCGCGATGATAAGAGGCGGGCATATCGATTTGGCTATCCTTGGCGGCATGGAGGTTTCTGAGCAGGGGGATTTGGCCAATTGGGTGATCCCCGGCAAAATGGTCAAAGGGATGGGAGGCGCCATGGATCTCGTCAACGGCGCGAAACGGATCGTTGTCATCATGGAGCATGTCAATAAGCATGGCGAGCCAAAGGTGAAAAAGACATGCTCTCTTCCGCTGACGGGGCAGAAAGTTGTTCACAGGCTGATTACGGATTTGGCTGTGTTTGATTTTGATCACGGCCGCATGACACTGACTGAACTTCAGGAAGGCGTCACAATGGATGAGGTTTATGAAAAAACAGAAGCCGATTTTGCTATCAGCCAGTCTGTGCTCAAATCAAACGCTTGA